One Ornithodoros turicata isolate Travis unplaced genomic scaffold, ASM3712646v1 Chromosome15, whole genome shotgun sequence DNA window includes the following coding sequences:
- the LOC135372473 gene encoding uncharacterized protein LOC135372473, which produces MVKNSSSSTIGGGKRPRTEVSETRMSTNFIAKYIVLSATGNDKEKIVPLGKMSPFFMEKAVASLSRHIPEIKRMRSGDLLIKCTSETDCEAILNTNEMLGKRISASLHKTLNTSRGVIALSELIDVPVEEILLNLKDQDVIDVRKIKIRKNNEYITTRNIILTFDRPTLPQKLKVGYLSAEVRPYIPNPLRCFRCNRFGHAADSCRGSACCARCGKPDHETKECKGPDCCVNCSSNHPSYSRSCAKWKYEKEVLHVKVTQNLTYPEARKKVAPIFFEKSFATAVKQKVKLVTQYTQTEQSIFTQTNASQIQGGADPPPTPEIPVASLTPAPLLSSQSTEVTSMDCEDETSSERSFASTSSQVLQKNKASLSGSGSLPDISDKELAAARKKPTRPRVTPPTKDR; this is translated from the coding sequence ATGGTTAAAAATTCCTCTTCCTCTACGATCGGGGGCGGCaaacgtccccggaccgaaGTATCTGAAACAAGAATGTCTACcaacttcatagcaaaatacatcGTGCTTTCAGCAACAGGAAATGACAAAGAAAAGATAGTGCCCCTGGGTAAGATGTCGCCGTTCTTCATGgagaaggcggtggcatctcTGTCTAGACATATACCTGAGATCAAGCGCATGCGATCTGGCGACTTGTTAATAAAGTGCACTTCTGAAACAGACTGTGAGGCCATTCTGAACACAAATGAAATGTTGGGAAAAAGAATATCAGCTTCCTTACACAAGACACTGAACACCAGCCGAGGCGTCATCGCCCTATCTGAACTCATCGACGTGCCCGTTGAGGAAATTCTTCTAAACCTGAAAGACCAGGACGTCATAGAtgtacgaaaaataaaaataagaaagaacaaTGAGTACATTACAACCCGCAATATTATTCTTACCTTTGATCGCCCGACTCTGCCTCAAAAGTTAAAAGTAGGATATCTGTCAGCAGAAGTTCGCCCATACATCCCAAATCCGTTGCGCTGCTTCCGTTGTAACAGATTCGGTCATGCTGCCGACTCGTGCCGTGGCTCCGCCTGTTGCGCACGGTGTGGGAAGCCTGACCACGAAACAAAAGAATGCAAAGGGCCAGACTGTTGTGTCAACTGCTCTTCTaaccacccatcctactcgAGATCCTGTGCAAAATGGAAATATGAAAAGGAAGTCCTACATGTTAAAGTCACGCAGAACCTCACTTACccagaagccaggaaaaaaGTAGCTCCCATCTTTTTCGAGAAATCTTTTGCCACAGctgtaaaacagaaagtaaaactaGTCACACAGTACACCCAGACCGAGCAGTCAATATTCACCCAGACCAACGCAAGTCAGATCCAAGGAGGTGCAGATCCACCTCCAACTCCTGAAATTCCTGTGGCGTCGCTAACACCGGCGCCACTcctgtcctcacagtccacggaggttacatccatggattgcgaggatgagacgagctctgagcgctcctttgcgagcacgagctcccaagTCCTCCAAAAGAATAAGGCTAGTCTgtcggggagtgggtcactGCCTGACATATCTGACAAGGAGCTTGCGGCCGCGCGGAAAAAGCCCACGAGGCCACGGGTCACACCCCCAACAAAAGATAGGTAA